The Methanoregula boonei 6A8 genome has a window encoding:
- a CDS encoding type II glyceraldehyde-3-phosphate dehydrogenase, which translates to MIKVAINGYGTIGKRVADAVAAQKDMKVIGVSKTRPNAEAFIAKQRGYPLYIADLSKKAAFEKAGLTVAGSVEDMCKAADVIVDATPGDIGVTNKPLYEKLGKKALWQGGEDHEVAGFSFNSSCNFKDAIGRQFIRVVSCNTTGLCRIINEVDKAFGVEHVHAIMVRRGSDPGEIKKGPIDAVVLDPVTVPSHHGPDVQTVLPHISITTMAMIVPTTMMHMHAVRITTKKEVNREKVIELIKNHPRLGLVKKSAGIKSTAELKEFAMDLGRQRADLYENCIFEDSIYANKNELCFFQAIHQEADVVVENVDAIRAMTSLANDGTASIKLTNDALHFVPIQNNH; encoded by the coding sequence ATGATCAAGGTTGCCATCAACGGGTACGGTACCATCGGGAAGCGTGTCGCCGATGCGGTTGCAGCCCAGAAAGACATGAAAGTGATCGGCGTCTCAAAGACCCGCCCGAATGCCGAGGCCTTTATCGCAAAGCAGCGGGGATATCCCCTCTATATTGCAGACCTCTCAAAGAAGGCGGCGTTTGAGAAGGCAGGCCTTACGGTGGCCGGTTCTGTCGAGGACATGTGCAAGGCAGCCGATGTTATTGTTGATGCAACCCCGGGGGACATCGGTGTTACCAACAAGCCGCTCTATGAGAAGCTCGGGAAAAAGGCACTCTGGCAGGGAGGCGAGGACCACGAGGTTGCCGGGTTCTCCTTCAACTCGTCCTGTAACTTCAAGGATGCCATTGGCCGTCAGTTTATCCGCGTAGTCTCCTGCAACACCACCGGCCTGTGCCGGATCATAAACGAGGTGGACAAGGCTTTTGGCGTCGAGCACGTCCATGCAATCATGGTGCGCAGGGGATCCGACCCCGGTGAGATCAAGAAAGGACCAATTGATGCGGTTGTTCTCGATCCGGTGACGGTCCCGAGCCACCACGGCCCCGATGTCCAGACTGTGCTTCCCCATATTTCGATCACCACGATGGCAATGATCGTTCCGACTACGATGATGCACATGCACGCTGTCCGGATCACAACCAAAAAAGAAGTGAACCGCGAGAAAGTGATCGAGCTTATCAAGAACCACCCACGCCTGGGCCTTGTCAAGAAATCAGCAGGGATCAAAAGCACTGCCGAACTCAAGGAGTTTGCCATGGATCTCGGCCGGCAGCGTGCCGACCTGTACGAAAACTGTATCTTTGAAGACTCGATCTACGCGAACAAGAACGAGCTCTGCTTTTTCCAAGCCATCCACCAAGAAGCCGATGTTGTTGTCGAGAACGTGGATGCGATTCGCGCAATGACCAGCCTCGCAAATGACGGCACCGCATCCATAAAGCTCACCAACGACGCCTTACATTTTGTCCCTATCCAGAATAACCATTAA
- a CDS encoding tyrosine--tRNA ligase — translation MDAFERATRNTVEIVTEDELRALLARPTKKVYAGYEPSGEIHLGHLVTVNKLVDLQAAGFEVTVLLADLHAFLNRKGTLEKVGELAEYNRRCFEGLGLKNVRYILGSDLQLNREYELLVHQLSQQITLARATRSMDEVGRQMDHPTVSQMVYPIMQMADIAMLGVDAAVGGIDQRKIHMLAREHLPNFKYPSPVCIHTPILNGLDGKKMSSSQGNYISVADSEDEIKKKCQKAFCPLEIAENPVLQIFQHHIFPRLPGITIKRPEKFGGDLTFTSYGELETAYANKEIHPLDLKKACGDGLVEILAPVRDYIR, via the coding sequence ATGGACGCGTTTGAACGGGCAACGAGGAACACGGTCGAGATCGTCACCGAAGACGAACTCCGCGCACTCCTTGCCCGGCCCACCAAGAAAGTGTACGCAGGGTACGAGCCAAGCGGGGAGATCCACCTTGGCCACCTCGTCACTGTCAATAAGCTTGTCGATCTTCAGGCGGCAGGCTTCGAAGTCACAGTCCTCCTCGCCGACCTCCACGCCTTTTTAAACCGGAAAGGAACGCTTGAAAAGGTCGGGGAACTTGCCGAGTATAACCGCCGCTGCTTTGAAGGGCTTGGCCTTAAAAACGTCCGGTATATCCTTGGTTCCGATCTCCAGCTCAACCGTGAGTACGAACTTCTGGTCCACCAGCTCTCCCAGCAGATCACCCTTGCCCGGGCAACCCGGAGCATGGATGAAGTGGGCCGGCAGATGGACCACCCGACTGTCTCGCAGATGGTGTACCCGATCATGCAGATGGCCGATATAGCGATGCTTGGCGTTGATGCGGCAGTCGGCGGGATCGACCAGCGAAAGATCCATATGCTCGCAAGAGAGCACCTGCCCAACTTCAAGTATCCCTCCCCGGTCTGTATCCACACACCCATCTTAAACGGCCTTGACGGTAAGAAGATGTCCTCCTCGCAGGGGAACTATATCTCGGTTGCAGACAGCGAAGACGAGATCAAAAAGAAGTGCCAGAAGGCGTTCTGCCCGCTGGAGATCGCGGAAAACCCCGTCCTTCAGATCTTCCAGCACCATATCTTCCCCCGCCTGCCCGGGATCACGATAAAACGGCCGGAGAAGTTTGGCGGCGACCTGACCTTCACCTCGTACGGGGAGCTCGAGACCGCGTACGCGAACAAGGAGATCCACCCGCTTGACCTCAAGAAAGCCTGCGGCGATGGGCTCGTTGAGATCCTTGCCCCAGTGCGCGACTATATCCGCTAA
- a CDS encoding serine protein kinase RIO produces the protein MKIEKKEEGFDKRLSEMGIRIKDANTFKVSENVFDEVTLLALYKLVHKKWLSALGGSISTGKEANVFLADRGDGVVAIKIYRIQSANFTTMSSYIQGDRRFTNVKKSRKELVFAWTKKEFSNLARAKEAGLPVPEPLVFDRNILIMSFLGEDERPYPQLRNVELDDAETVYTSVTGMIDTLYKKAELVHGDLSEFNILYHDQPYLIDMGQSVTRDHPRALQFLMRDIRNMNRFFKKKGCEVKTEYEIFNAVTGLTVSQP, from the coding sequence GTGAAGATCGAAAAGAAGGAGGAAGGATTCGACAAGCGCCTTTCCGAGATGGGGATCCGGATAAAGGACGCAAACACCTTCAAGGTCAGCGAAAACGTCTTTGACGAGGTAACCCTCCTTGCCCTCTACAAGCTGGTCCACAAGAAATGGCTCTCGGCTCTCGGGGGCTCTATCAGCACCGGGAAAGAGGCGAATGTTTTTTTAGCCGATCGGGGGGACGGGGTCGTTGCGATCAAGATCTACCGGATCCAGTCGGCGAACTTTACCACCATGAGCTCCTACATCCAGGGAGACCGCAGGTTTACCAATGTCAAGAAATCGAGAAAGGAACTTGTCTTTGCCTGGACAAAAAAGGAATTTTCAAACCTTGCCCGGGCAAAAGAGGCAGGACTCCCCGTGCCGGAGCCGCTGGTCTTTGACCGGAACATCCTTATCATGTCTTTTCTGGGTGAAGATGAACGGCCGTACCCCCAGCTGAGGAACGTGGAGCTCGACGATGCTGAAACCGTCTACACCTCGGTCACCGGCATGATCGATACGCTGTACAAGAAAGCGGAGCTCGTGCATGGTGACTTAAGCGAGTTCAATATATTGTACCATGACCAACCATATCTCATCGATATGGGGCAGTCGGTCACCCGCGATCACCCGCGTGCCCTCCAGTTCTTGATGCGGGACATCCGCAACATGAACCGGTTTTTCAAGAAGAAGGGCTGCGAAGTAAAAACGGAATACGAGATCTTTAACGCGGTGACCGGCCTTA